A window of the Radiobacillus deserti genome harbors these coding sequences:
- a CDS encoding YpdA family putative bacillithiol disulfide reductase → MQAEHTIIIGAGPCGLSVGIELQKLGIEPLIIEKGNVVDAIYNYPTHQTFFSSSDKLEIGGVPFITEKKKPVRLEAMTYYRTVAERSKLQINSFEEVTNVEKKGDLFILSSKKEDGRIKQYEARHVVIATGYYNHPNLMGVPGESLSKVMHYFKEGHPYFQKNVTVIGGKNSAVDATLELHKAGANITVLYRGKSYSPSVKPWILPEFDSLVRHEKIHMEFGANILEIKQDSIKYEVHGVEKEIPNDYVFAMTGYRPDFKFLRKVGIVINPETGAPAFDEGTMETNVKGMYVAGVVVAGYNNNKVFIENGRFHGEQIANAIKTSLR, encoded by the coding sequence ATGCAAGCAGAGCATACTATTATCATTGGTGCAGGCCCATGTGGTTTATCTGTAGGAATAGAATTACAAAAGCTTGGTATCGAGCCATTGATCATAGAAAAAGGAAATGTTGTAGATGCTATCTATAACTATCCAACCCATCAAACCTTTTTTAGCTCAAGCGATAAGCTAGAAATCGGTGGGGTTCCATTTATAACAGAAAAGAAGAAACCAGTACGACTTGAAGCAATGACGTATTATCGAACAGTTGCTGAACGAAGTAAGCTTCAAATCAATAGTTTCGAAGAGGTAACTAATGTAGAAAAGAAAGGGGATCTATTTATCCTTTCTTCTAAAAAAGAAGACGGAAGGATTAAACAATATGAAGCTCGTCATGTTGTTATAGCTACAGGTTACTATAATCACCCGAATCTAATGGGCGTACCCGGTGAATCTTTGTCTAAAGTAATGCATTATTTTAAAGAAGGCCATCCGTATTTCCAAAAAAACGTGACTGTTATTGGTGGGAAAAATTCAGCTGTAGACGCTACTCTAGAACTCCATAAAGCAGGCGCTAATATTACCGTTTTATATCGTGGAAAGTCATATTCACCAAGTGTGAAACCATGGATCTTACCGGAATTCGATTCTCTTGTTCGTCATGAGAAGATTCATATGGAATTTGGGGCCAATATATTGGAAATCAAACAGGATTCAATCAAATATGAGGTGCATGGGGTGGAAAAAGAGATTCCGAATGACTATGTGTTTGCAATGACTGGATACCGTCCTGATTTTAAGTTTCTACGAAAGGTTGGAATTGTGATAAATCCGGAAACCGGCGCTCCAGCTTTTGATGAAGGCACTATGGAGACAAATGTGAAAGGCATGTATGTGGCAGGTGTAGTAGTAGCAGGTTATAACAATAATAAAGTCTTTATAGAAAATGGACGTTTTCACGGAGAACAGATAGCAAACGCAATAAAAACCAGCCTTCGCTAG
- a CDS encoding Glu/Leu/Phe/Val family dehydrogenase → MVADKASDSPNENNDKLDVLKSTQSVVRTALDKLGYPEEVYDLLKEPIRMMSVRIPVRMDDDSIKIFTGFRAQHNDAVGPTKGGVRFHPDVTEKEVKALSIWMSLKAGIVDLPYGGGKGGIICDPREMSFRELEGLSRGYVRAISQIVGPTKDIPAPDVFTNPQIMAWMMDEYSRIDEFNNPGFITGKPIVLGGSHGRESATAKGVTICINEAIKKKNMNLQDARVVIQGFGNAGSFLAKFMHDAGAKVVGISDAYGGLHDPEGLDIDYLLDRRDSFGTVTKLFNNTITNKELLELDCDILVPAAVENQITEDNAHNIKASIVVEAANGPTTLEATKILSERGILLVPDVLASAGGVTVSYFEWVQNNQGYYWSEEEIEEKLYKVMTKGFNNVYNTAQTRRVDMRLAAYMVGVRKMAEAARFRGWI, encoded by the coding sequence ATGGTAGCCGATAAAGCATCAGATTCTCCAAATGAAAACAATGACAAGCTTGATGTACTAAAATCAACTCAATCAGTAGTTCGAACAGCATTGGATAAGTTAGGATACCCTGAAGAAGTGTATGATTTGTTGAAAGAGCCTATTCGAATGATGTCCGTTCGAATACCAGTTCGAATGGATGATGATTCGATTAAAATATTTACCGGATTTCGTGCTCAGCACAATGACGCAGTTGGACCTACAAAGGGTGGAGTTCGGTTTCATCCAGATGTTACAGAGAAAGAAGTTAAAGCGCTGTCAATTTGGATGAGCTTAAAAGCAGGTATAGTAGATTTACCATACGGTGGAGGAAAAGGCGGTATTATTTGCGATCCAAGAGAGATGTCTTTCCGGGAATTAGAAGGACTTAGTAGAGGCTATGTACGTGCAATTAGTCAAATTGTTGGACCGACAAAGGATATCCCGGCTCCAGACGTGTTTACCAATCCACAAATTATGGCTTGGATGATGGATGAATATAGCCGTATTGATGAATTCAATAACCCGGGCTTTATAACCGGAAAACCAATAGTTCTTGGTGGTTCCCATGGAAGGGAATCTGCAACTGCTAAAGGGGTTACCATTTGTATTAACGAAGCCATTAAGAAGAAAAATATGAATTTACAAGATGCTCGTGTAGTCATTCAAGGATTTGGTAATGCAGGAAGCTTCCTTGCAAAATTTATGCACGATGCAGGGGCAAAAGTAGTTGGAATATCAGATGCTTATGGTGGTCTTCATGATCCAGAAGGACTGGATATCGATTATTTATTGGATCGAAGAGATAGCTTTGGTACAGTTACCAAACTGTTTAACAATACGATTACGAACAAAGAATTGTTGGAATTAGATTGTGATATTCTAGTTCCTGCAGCAGTTGAAAATCAAATTACAGAAGATAATGCGCACAATATCAAGGCATCAATCGTGGTGGAGGCTGCTAATGGACCGACAACGTTAGAAGCGACAAAGATTCTATCTGAGCGTGGAATTTTACTTGTTCCTGATGTTCTTGCATCCGCAGGCGGAGTTACAGTTTCCTATTTTGAGTGGGTACAAAACAATCAAGGGTACTATTGGTCCGAAGAAGAAATTGAAGAAAAACTGTATAAAGTGATGACCAAAGGATTTAATAATGTGTATAATACAGCCCAAACTAGAAGAGTAGACATGCGATTGGCTGCTTATATGGTTGGAGTTAGAAAAATGGCTGAAGCTGCTCGTTTCCGTGGCTGGATTTAA
- a CDS encoding genetic competence negative regulator: MRLERLSTDQFKIFLTFDDLIERGLTKEDLWHDLPRVHQLFHDMMYEASDELGFELEGVLLVQVHLMQAQGMSVIVTQNKESFILEDEDFVEMKVTLDESRELIFCFEHFEHIIQVCYHLTELDIDGGSIFLMDDHYYMVFEDEEIKNQNREHIIAILSEFSSPSIVTSYRLEEYGRKIMDGNAVNQTVTYFKL, from the coding sequence ATGCGTTTAGAAAGACTATCAACCGATCAATTCAAAATTTTTCTGACATTCGATGATTTAATCGAAAGAGGGTTGACTAAGGAGGACCTGTGGCATGACTTACCGAGAGTACATCAACTTTTCCATGATATGATGTATGAAGCGAGTGATGAATTAGGGTTCGAATTAGAAGGCGTACTGCTTGTCCAGGTGCATCTCATGCAAGCACAAGGGATGTCTGTTATCGTTACACAAAATAAAGAAAGCTTTATCTTAGAGGATGAAGACTTTGTAGAAATGAAGGTTACTTTAGATGAAAGCCGAGAGTTGATTTTTTGCTTTGAGCATTTTGAGCATATTATTCAAGTATGCTACCACTTGACCGAACTAGATATAGACGGTGGTTCTATATTCCTAATGGATGACCACTATTATATGGTCTTTGAGGATGAAGAGATTAAAAATCAAAATAGAGAGCATATCATTGCGATCCTATCTGAATTTTCTTCTCCGAGCATTGTCACCTCGTATCGACTTGAAGAATACGGGAGAAAAATTATGGATGGTAATGCAGTAAATCAAACCGTTACTTATTTTAAGTTATAA
- a CDS encoding metallophosphoesterase: MWIWIAGFSLIILVCSYMMYKAHRDILDRREIVVSSYPKDFPPLQLFFISDIHKRSVSTETLRQIEGVHAVIIGGDLLEKGVPFIRLRENLRRLRTLKAPIYFVWGNNDYEVDQQHFKQVLAEENVIALCNNSAQLSIIEKTIRMVGFDDHDMGHINSSAALSEAKDEFTILLSHNPNGFIHLSPQEADKIDLVLSGHTHGGQIRILGIGPYTKGGIKFYHSTPVFISEGYGFTKLPFRLGTNAECHIITVISEKL, translated from the coding sequence ATGTGGATTTGGATTGCTGGATTTTCACTCATAATCCTAGTCTGCTCTTATATGATGTATAAAGCACATCGTGATATATTGGATAGACGAGAAATCGTTGTATCCTCTTATCCTAAAGACTTCCCACCATTACAACTATTTTTTATCAGTGATATCCATAAGCGCTCGGTATCTACAGAGACGCTTCGTCAAATAGAAGGTGTTCATGCTGTGATTATCGGTGGAGATTTATTGGAAAAAGGGGTTCCGTTTATCCGATTGCGGGAGAATCTTCGACGACTTCGTACATTGAAGGCTCCTATTTACTTTGTATGGGGCAACAACGACTATGAGGTAGACCAACAGCATTTTAAACAAGTATTAGCAGAAGAAAATGTTATTGCTCTATGTAATAATTCTGCACAATTGTCGATAATAGAAAAAACAATAAGAATGGTTGGCTTTGACGATCACGATATGGGACATATAAACAGCTCGGCAGCATTGTCAGAAGCAAAAGATGAATTTACTATTCTACTTTCACATAATCCAAATGGATTTATCCATCTATCCCCACAAGAAGCGGATAAGATAGATCTTGTATTAAGTGGACACACCCATGGTGGTCAAATTCGAATTTTGGGAATTGGGCCCTATACTAAAGGAGGAATAAAATTTTATCATTCTACACCTGTCTTCATTAGTGAAGGATATGGGTTTACGAAATTGCCATTTCGACTTGGAACAAATGCGGAATGCCACATTATAACGGTAATCAGTGAAAAACTGTAA
- a CDS encoding CBS domain-containing protein, whose translation MFVKSTMIPNYKCLLAQPNEPLAPVLKQLEDKDIEAMPVVDGELFVGMISKQIIYKSFYYSEKTKHDFLHETTVNDVMKEDSFSLKEDDVFEHTLPAFKDFPILAVVDDHFKFLGIVTRYDVIEVFESAFGVKRKGVRIAFTSEESKGRLSRLADLLKHVHANVISVTTFDETDKLARRIVIKIDESDQLDKLVQRLEKSGFRVLDVKEV comes from the coding sequence ATGTTTGTAAAAAGTACAATGATTCCGAACTACAAATGTTTACTTGCACAACCAAATGAACCATTAGCCCCAGTTTTAAAGCAGTTAGAAGACAAAGATATTGAAGCGATGCCTGTTGTGGACGGCGAATTATTTGTAGGTATGATTTCGAAGCAGATCATATACAAATCCTTTTACTACAGTGAAAAGACCAAACACGACTTTCTACACGAAACAACCGTTAATGATGTAATGAAAGAGGATTCTTTTTCTCTGAAAGAAGATGATGTGTTTGAGCATACACTACCTGCTTTTAAAGACTTTCCAATTTTGGCAGTGGTGGATGATCATTTCAAGTTTTTGGGGATTGTAACTCGATATGATGTGATTGAAGTGTTTGAGAGTGCGTTTGGTGTAAAGAGAAAAGGAGTCCGAATCGCATTTACTTCAGAAGAATCCAAGGGAAGATTGTCTCGCTTAGCAGATTTATTAAAACATGTTCATGCGAACGTAATTTCTGTTACTACATTTGATGAAACGGATAAATTAGCACGAAGAATCGTCATAAAGATAGATGAAAGTGATCAGTTAGATAAGTTAGTCCAACGTCTTGAAAAGTCTGGTTTCCGGGTATTAGACGTAAAAGAAGTGTAA
- a CDS encoding spore coat associated protein CotJA, whose product MYTQRKYWKPYISPYDPCYPKEIKSYVTPPNLYLGFQPPNLPQYPTAKEALFRGTLWPALFSPYEAADKRGDSVE is encoded by the coding sequence TTGTACACCCAGAGAAAATACTGGAAGCCTTATATCAGTCCATATGACCCATGTTATCCAAAAGAAATAAAAAGTTACGTAACACCACCAAATTTGTATCTTGGATTCCAGCCACCCAATCTTCCACAATATCCGACAGCAAAAGAAGCCCTTTTTAGAGGAACACTTTGGCCAGCTTTGTTCAGCCCTTACGAAGCGGCAGATAAACGAGGTGATAGTGTTGAGTAA
- a CDS encoding spore coat protein CotJB, which translates to MPPEYYELLEQIQAVDFVLVELTLYLDTHPEDYDAIQQFNNFAKESKQLKKIYEKQYGPLMQYGRSYSDYPWNWDDAPWPWQV; encoded by the coding sequence ATGCCGCCTGAATATTACGAGCTTCTAGAACAAATTCAAGCAGTCGACTTCGTTTTAGTCGAGTTAACGTTATATTTAGATACGCATCCTGAGGACTATGATGCGATTCAACAATTCAATAATTTCGCAAAAGAAAGTAAGCAATTGAAAAAAATTTACGAAAAGCAATATGGACCATTGATGCAATACGGGCGAAGTTATTCAGATTATCCATGGAACTGGGACGACGCTCCGTGGCCATGGCAGGTATAA
- a CDS encoding manganese catalase family protein: MWYYEKKLEYPVKVSECNPMLAKFLIEQYGGADGELSAALRYLNQRYTIPDRVVGLLNDIGTEEFAHLEMIATMIYKLTKDATPEMLKEAGLAPHYVNHDSALFYHNAAGNPWTATYIQAKGDPIADLYEDIAAEEKARATYQWIINISDDPDLNDGLKYLREREIVHSQRFREAVEILKEERDKKIFF, from the coding sequence TTGTGGTATTATGAGAAAAAATTAGAGTACCCAGTGAAGGTTTCAGAATGTAACCCAATGCTTGCAAAATTTTTAATTGAGCAATATGGGGGAGCAGATGGCGAATTATCCGCTGCCTTACGTTATCTCAATCAACGCTATACCATTCCGGATAGAGTTGTTGGTTTACTCAATGATATTGGTACAGAGGAGTTTGCCCATTTAGAAATGATCGCAACGATGATTTACAAGTTAACAAAGGACGCAACTCCTGAAATGTTGAAAGAAGCAGGACTTGCACCGCATTATGTAAATCATGATAGTGCCCTATTCTACCACAATGCCGCTGGTAACCCATGGACTGCAACATACATCCAAGCTAAAGGTGATCCAATCGCAGATTTATATGAAGATATTGCTGCCGAAGAAAAAGCACGTGCGACATATCAGTGGATTATCAACATTTCTGATGATCCAGATTTAAATGACGGATTAAAATACCTTCGAGAAAGGGAAATCGTACACTCCCAACGTTTCCGTGAAGCTGTGGAAATTCTTAAAGAAGAAAGAGATAAAAAAATCTTTTTCTAG
- a CDS encoding LysM peptidoglycan-binding domain-containing protein — MDNKTQKDQAYQLRSRMNGSENEPPPSLPSQEDKEVNILELPPRSQVHSNTKSKVKWKISFPLVRFLVLLFLIITVLILTYRIWGEDFLQTSDKENEETNELEEVIVGEKKDTPQEEQPSTLVQEKDPDSVGLQIYSVEEGDTLASIAEKFYGNAEDQQLIIDANGLTNKTLKVGQVLRIPPKNEPN; from the coding sequence TTGGATAATAAAACTCAAAAAGATCAAGCATACCAACTTCGAAGCCGTATGAATGGTTCAGAAAATGAACCACCTCCATCTTTACCTAGTCAAGAAGATAAGGAAGTCAATATATTAGAGCTGCCGCCGAGAAGTCAAGTACACTCAAATACAAAATCCAAAGTAAAATGGAAGATTAGCTTTCCTTTAGTTCGTTTCTTAGTATTGCTATTTCTCATTATTACGGTATTAATTTTGACTTATAGAATATGGGGAGAAGATTTCTTGCAAACGAGTGACAAAGAAAATGAAGAAACAAATGAACTAGAAGAAGTGATTGTTGGAGAAAAGAAAGACACACCACAAGAAGAACAACCATCCACGCTTGTGCAGGAAAAAGATCCCGATTCCGTTGGACTTCAAATCTATAGTGTAGAAGAAGGCGATACATTAGCTTCTATTGCGGAAAAATTTTATGGCAATGCTGAAGACCAACAACTCATTATTGATGCGAACGGCCTAACCAATAAAACGTTAAAGGTAGGACAAGTCTTACGAATTCCTCCTAAAAACGAACCAAATTAA
- a CDS encoding CPBP family intramembrane glutamic endopeptidase, protein MSKQVELLRGMSSKEVYRQVLLSQFIFILLAFGLSFFLFDSMTVWFELFTWNWINIVVFAILPAITVVLIDLILFMIVPNQLDDGGINEIIFSNRTTWELVSLCAVVGVSEEVLFRGVIQTTFGLITASVIFAIIHVRYLNKPLLLISVVLLSFLLGYIYEVTQSLVYSMVAHFIIDVLLGFLIRFTSK, encoded by the coding sequence ATGTCTAAACAAGTAGAACTATTAAGAGGAATGTCCTCGAAGGAAGTTTATCGACAAGTCCTACTTTCACAGTTTATATTTATTTTGTTAGCTTTCGGTCTAAGCTTCTTTTTATTCGATTCTATGACCGTTTGGTTCGAACTGTTTACATGGAATTGGATAAATATCGTTGTCTTTGCTATTTTACCTGCTATAACAGTCGTATTAATAGATTTGATTCTCTTCATGATAGTACCAAACCAATTAGACGATGGCGGGATCAATGAGATTATTTTTTCAAACAGAACAACATGGGAATTAGTTAGCTTATGTGCCGTAGTAGGTGTATCAGAAGAAGTACTTTTCCGTGGTGTTATCCAAACGACATTCGGACTCATCACAGCAAGTGTTATTTTTGCGATTATTCATGTTCGTTATTTAAACAAACCTTTGCTGTTGATATCAGTAGTCCTGTTAAGTTTCTTATTAGGATATATTTATGAGGTGACTCAAAGCCTTGTGTATTCAATGGTGGCACATTTTATAATTGATGTATTATTAGGCTTTTTGATTCGATTTACCAGTAAATAA
- a CDS encoding RecQ family ATP-dependent DNA helicase, which produces MLDLENKLEQYFGYASFRTGQREIIEDVLAGKDVLGILPTGSGKSICYQLPARLLTGTVVVISPLISLMIDQVKQLKATGFKEVIAINSFMNRVEKERALQQLSAYRLIYVSPEMLKNESFLKELLNCSVSLFVVDEAHCISQWGHEFRPDYLKLHETIERLNHPPILALSATATPEVQMDIEHQLRSKHMVKHVYPMDRTNISFVVKSCEDEQEKKDYLVHLLQSFPVPTMIYFSSKKTAEKVAHELMRQLPCVRVAFYHGGMDQTDRVLIQQQFMNQQLDVICCTSAFGMGINKQDIRLVVHFHLPTQLESFIQELGRAGRDGKSSVSLVLTAPNDDYLPKVLLEGELPKKEDIDLLFYDLKDVEECEVPFQQIEEKGWLNEIQLRFIQYQLENHAMLKNGRILYNRNKWKTVKQAIIQVITSRQVYKQMKLTQLLDWVSENGCRRKSLFSSFQKEVQEPRYHCCDYCDFSFDDWLPEYEKQVTPSMNWQKRLQKILHQQ; this is translated from the coding sequence ATGCTAGATTTGGAAAATAAGCTTGAGCAATATTTTGGATATGCTAGTTTTCGTACAGGACAAAGAGAAATTATCGAGGATGTATTAGCAGGAAAAGATGTGCTGGGAATTCTACCGACTGGCTCAGGGAAATCCATTTGCTATCAATTACCCGCAAGGTTGTTAACGGGTACAGTTGTTGTCATCTCTCCATTAATTTCCCTTATGATTGATCAAGTCAAACAGTTAAAAGCAACTGGTTTTAAAGAGGTTATCGCAATTAATAGTTTTATGAATCGAGTAGAGAAAGAGCGTGCTCTTCAGCAGCTTTCTGCATATCGACTTATTTATGTATCTCCAGAAATGCTAAAAAATGAAAGCTTTCTAAAAGAGTTGTTAAACTGTTCCGTTTCCCTTTTCGTTGTAGACGAAGCACACTGTATATCCCAATGGGGGCATGAATTTCGACCGGATTATTTAAAATTACACGAAACAATTGAACGGTTAAATCATCCCCCAATTTTAGCTTTAAGTGCTACAGCTACGCCCGAGGTACAAATGGATATTGAGCATCAACTGAGAAGTAAACATATGGTGAAACATGTTTATCCAATGGACCGGACAAATATATCATTTGTTGTAAAATCGTGTGAGGATGAACAGGAAAAGAAAGATTATTTAGTTCACTTACTACAAAGCTTTCCTGTTCCAACCATGATCTATTTTTCTAGTAAAAAAACAGCAGAAAAAGTTGCCCACGAATTAATGCGTCAATTACCTTGTGTAAGAGTCGCTTTTTATCACGGAGGGATGGACCAAACGGATCGTGTATTAATCCAACAGCAATTCATGAATCAGCAGCTTGATGTTATATGCTGTACAAGTGCTTTCGGTATGGGTATTAACAAACAAGATATTAGACTAGTTGTTCATTTTCACCTCCCCACCCAATTAGAATCATTCATCCAAGAATTGGGACGTGCGGGGAGAGATGGCAAATCAAGTGTTAGTCTTGTATTAACAGCGCCTAATGATGATTACCTCCCAAAGGTGCTGCTAGAAGGAGAGCTTCCAAAAAAGGAAGATATAGACCTATTATTTTATGACTTGAAGGATGTGGAAGAGTGTGAGGTACCCTTTCAACAGATTGAGGAGAAGGGCTGGTTAAACGAAATTCAACTTCGGTTTATTCAATATCAATTGGAAAATCATGCTATGTTAAAAAATGGTCGAATATTGTATAATCGGAACAAATGGAAGACCGTCAAACAAGCGATTATTCAGGTCATTACATCCCGTCAAGTGTATAAACAAATGAAATTAACGCAGTTGTTAGACTGGGTATCAGAGAATGGATGCAGAAGAAAATCCTTGTTCTCCTCTTTTCAAAAAGAAGTTCAAGAGCCGCGTTATCATTGTTGTGATTATTGTGATTTTTCATTTGATGACTGGTTACCTGAATATGAAAAACAGGTAACTCCATCTATGAATTGGCAAAAAAGACTTCAAAAAATATTACATCAGCAATAA
- a CDS encoding helix-turn-helix domain-containing protein has protein sequence MSAILLDGISKMNQERSISGLYHILSGKRSAQTLQDAHLFKLTGFFGICKSLPRERFDQKISQLVEHHYISPSNHDTYTSYFLTSKGMQILVDNQLRFLMDKAEGLTYEDITEPFFQRILLGIQTFSNVLNGENTFIPIIDSPAISRWVKRFYIKNKTNVEEVASLLYEELQSILEELPEREATIFVDRLSGYKDYGQTLEQLGDFYQLDVFDIQVILIIITHHMIKKVQEGDFPLLRSFLPEVSDRAFLTQSAQRTKAYLDQGLRIEEIARIRRLKTNTIEDHVVEIIHAVPNMSLGRFIDESDMDTIKETIHDTESRRLRDIKQVLDNRYSYFQIRLAMAVIESQTEEF, from the coding sequence TTGTCAGCAATACTATTAGATGGGATTTCCAAAATGAATCAGGAAAGAAGTATATCTGGTCTTTACCATATACTTTCTGGAAAGCGATCTGCCCAAACACTACAGGATGCGCATTTATTTAAGTTGACCGGATTTTTTGGTATATGTAAATCACTCCCTCGGGAAAGGTTTGACCAAAAAATTAGCCAGTTAGTAGAACACCATTATATTAGTCCATCCAATCATGATACATATACTAGTTATTTCTTGACTTCCAAAGGAATGCAAATCTTAGTCGACAATCAATTGCGATTCCTAATGGATAAAGCAGAAGGTTTAACCTATGAAGACATTACCGAGCCGTTTTTTCAGCGGATTTTATTAGGGATACAAACGTTTAGTAATGTTTTAAACGGAGAAAATACGTTTATCCCTATTATCGATTCCCCTGCTATTAGCAGGTGGGTTAAAAGGTTTTATATAAAGAATAAGACAAACGTAGAAGAAGTTGCCTCCTTGCTCTATGAAGAACTACAATCGATATTAGAAGAATTGCCGGAACGGGAGGCAACTATATTTGTTGATAGATTAAGTGGATACAAGGATTATGGGCAAACCTTGGAACAGTTAGGTGATTTTTATCAGCTAGATGTGTTTGACATACAAGTCATTCTAATAATCATCACCCATCATATGATTAAGAAAGTACAAGAGGGGGATTTTCCATTATTACGCAGCTTTCTTCCGGAGGTATCAGACAGAGCATTTCTTACACAGTCTGCGCAACGAACGAAAGCATATTTAGATCAAGGCTTACGAATTGAAGAAATTGCAAGAATCCGAAGGCTGAAAACGAACACCATTGAAGACCACGTCGTTGAAATTATCCACGCTGTACCAAACATGTCATTAGGTCGGTTTATAGATGAATCCGATATGGATACTATTAAAGAAACTATTCACGATACCGAATCGAGGCGTTTAAGAGATATTAAGCAAGTCTTGGACAATCGTTATTCCTATTTTCAGATACGATTAGCAATGGCGGTTATTGAAAGTCAGACAGAGGAGTTTTAG
- a CDS encoding ferredoxin has protein sequence MAKFAIVDKDTCIACGACGATASSIFQYDDEGLAYVAVDENKGVCPIPEDWEEDVEDAFLGCPSDSIKMLDKPFNGDPLKYD, from the coding sequence ATGGCTAAGTTTGCCATTGTTGATAAAGATACATGCATTGCCTGTGGAGCTTGTGGAGCAACTGCTTCTAGCATATTTCAATATGATGATGAGGGATTAGCATATGTTGCGGTTGACGAAAATAAAGGAGTCTGCCCCATTCCAGAAGACTGGGAAGAAGATGTAGAAGATGCCTTTCTAGGTTGTCCTTCTGATTCTATTAAAATGCTCGATAAACCTTTCAATGGTGACCCACTAAAATATGATTAA
- a CDS encoding helix-turn-helix transcriptional regulator produces the protein MEREELMHIISSKMKLIRVEQGYTQSDMATVLGISKKTLVQIEKERIIANWTTVIAICLLFRESEIIRGIIGNDVLGYFNVYLQSVNSQP, from the coding sequence ATGGAGCGAGAAGAATTAATGCATATCATTTCAAGTAAAATGAAGCTTATACGAGTGGAACAAGGATATACGCAGTCAGATATGGCAACGGTCCTAGGTATTTCTAAGAAAACATTAGTCCAAATAGAGAAGGAACGAATTATTGCAAATTGGACAACGGTTATTGCAATTTGTTTGTTGTTCCGAGAGAGTGAGATTATCAGAGGCATAATAGGAAACGATGTGTTAGGTTATTTTAACGTTTATTTACAAAGTGTAAACAGCCAACCATAA
- the sigX gene encoding RNA polymerase sigma factor SigX yields MRSAFEEIYEDYHQDLYQFLMYMVKDRNVAEDLVQEVYIKVIHALDTFKGDSSQKTWLFSIARHVAIDYFRKQKTKRKRILDFFDWGERGEQVQDHAKIPEEIAVLNDEMKQVYKSLDHCTMDQKSVIILRYIQGMSIQETAEILGWSTSKVKTTQHRGMKQLKEMLNGKEGL; encoded by the coding sequence ATGAGGTCCGCTTTTGAAGAAATATACGAAGATTACCATCAGGATTTATATCAATTTCTAATGTACATGGTTAAGGATAGAAACGTAGCGGAAGACTTAGTTCAAGAAGTGTATATAAAAGTTATACATGCTTTAGATACCTTTAAAGGGGATAGTAGTCAAAAAACATGGTTGTTTTCAATTGCTCGTCATGTCGCAATTGATTATTTTCGAAAACAGAAAACAAAACGGAAGCGTATATTAGACTTTTTCGATTGGGGCGAGAGGGGAGAACAAGTTCAAGATCATGCGAAAATCCCTGAAGAGATTGCCGTCTTGAACGATGAAATGAAGCAAGTATATAAAAGCTTAGACCATTGTACAATGGATCAAAAAAGCGTAATTATCCTACGATATATTCAAGGAATGTCCATACAAGAAACAGCAGAAATTTTAGGTTGGAGTACGAGTAAAGTGAAAACAACACAGCACCGTGGAATGAAACAGTTAAAAGAAATGCTAAACGGAAAGGAGGGGTTATAG